A genomic window from Candidatus Woesearchaeota archaeon includes:
- a CDS encoding ATP-binding protein gives MYDIIIGRDEKERAKFGTEGTVLLGRQYIQMGRTTSLANNIHLDVTHAHVVFICGKRGGGKSYTMGAISEGMADLAPKIKQNLSFILLDTMGIYWTMKYPNKQDELLLAEWNFKPKALDVKIFTPYKYYDQYKKEGIPTDFPFSINAFELDASDWQMTFEMSPNEPVGVLVERIIHDLQENGIRFTVDDIIKALQKDEHTDQTTKDAAINRFLTCKGWGVFAEHGEGTPLSQLAMAGMVSVLDVSCYATMPSGWKIKHLIVGLVAQKLFVYRMLARKIEEFKSVKSAIHYFTEDVAKEKMDMPLVWLVIDEAHEFLPREGKNPATDPLVTILREGRQPGISLILATQQPGKIHTDVMTQSDTVLSHRITAKLDVDALGMLMQSYMREGLDVQLNNLPRMKGSAMLFDDTNERLYMMQVRPRFTWHGGGSPTALREEKKGV, from the coding sequence ATGTATGATATTATTATCGGGCGAGATGAAAAAGAGCGGGCTAAATTCGGCACTGAAGGCACTGTCCTGCTGGGCAGGCAATACATTCAAATGGGCAGAACCACGTCGCTCGCTAATAATATCCACCTCGACGTAACCCATGCGCACGTTGTGTTTATCTGCGGTAAGCGTGGTGGGGGAAAATCGTACACTATGGGCGCGATTTCTGAAGGCATGGCAGACCTTGCGCCGAAAATAAAACAAAACCTTTCATTTATCCTTCTCGACACTATGGGTATTTATTGGACGATGAAGTACCCGAACAAACAGGATGAGCTCCTGCTTGCTGAATGGAACTTTAAGCCCAAAGCGCTCGACGTCAAGATTTTTACGCCGTATAAATATTACGACCAGTACAAAAAAGAAGGAATTCCAACTGATTTTCCATTTTCCATCAACGCGTTTGAGCTTGACGCTTCTGACTGGCAGATGACGTTTGAGATGAGCCCGAATGAACCGGTTGGTGTGCTGGTTGAGCGTATTATTCATGACCTTCAGGAAAATGGAATCCGGTTTACCGTCGATGATATTATCAAAGCACTTCAAAAGGATGAGCACACTGACCAGACCACCAAGGACGCGGCAATCAATCGTTTTCTGACGTGCAAAGGATGGGGAGTATTTGCTGAGCACGGCGAGGGAACGCCCTTAAGCCAGCTCGCCATGGCTGGTATGGTTTCGGTCTTGGATGTCAGCTGTTACGCCACTATGCCGTCGGGTTGGAAAATCAAGCACCTTATTGTTGGCCTTGTTGCCCAAAAATTGTTTGTGTACCGCATGCTTGCTCGAAAAATAGAAGAGTTCAAATCAGTCAAAAGCGCGATTCATTATTTTACTGAGGATGTGGCAAAAGAAAAAATGGACATGCCGCTCGTATGGCTGGTTATTGACGAGGCGCATGAGTTTCTTCCTCGTGAAGGAAAAAATCCGGCAACGGACCCGTTGGTCACTATTCTGCGTGAAGGCCGCCAGCCGGGCATTTCGCTGATTCTCGCGACGCAGCAGCCGGGAAAAATTCACACGGATGTCATGACGCAGTCAGACACCGTACTCAGCCACCGCATTACGGCAAAGCTTGATGTGGATGCACTTGGCATGCTCATGCAGAGCTACATGCGTGAAGGCCTTGACGTGCAACTGAACAACCTACCGCGTATGAAAGGCTCTGCAATGCTGTTTGACGACACTAACGAACGCTTATATATGATGCAGGTTCGCCCGCGGTTCACCTGGCACGGCGGCGGCTCGCCGACGGCGTTGCGGGAAGAAAAGAAAGGAGTGTAA
- a CDS encoding RNA-binding domain-containing protein codes for MQYAHNAKLSVFVNEGESEQAITTALKNLSGLLEDCFAPTEKKELVTLTRTVAAGFNEKKIIILELVILKQKHLKLFFTHLSTILSPSDKELLRRQKSSRIDDSMFFYVRFDKTHLLRDDVLLTDGGSCFHLKIALAAFPRKKEAAEKVVDMLLAR; via the coding sequence ATGCAGTACGCGCACAACGCAAAACTCAGTGTTTTTGTCAACGAAGGAGAATCAGAGCAAGCTATCACCACTGCGCTGAAAAACCTCTCCGGCCTTCTTGAAGACTGTTTTGCTCCAACTGAAAAAAAAGAGTTGGTCACGCTTACACGAACCGTTGCAGCGGGCTTCAATGAGAAAAAAATAATCATCCTTGAACTCGTGATACTCAAACAAAAGCACCTCAAACTCTTTTTCACCCACCTCTCCACTATTCTTTCGCCGTCAGACAAGGAACTGCTTCGCCGCCAGAAATCATCCCGCATTGACGACAGCATGTTTTTCTATGTCCGGTTCGACAAAACCCACCTGCTTCGTGATGATGTGCTGCTGACCGACGGCGGCTCGTGTTTCCACCTCAAGATCGCGCTGGCGGCATTTCCTCGAAAAAAAGAAGCAGCAGAAAAAGTGGTTGATATGCTGTTGGCTCGGTAA
- a CDS encoding presenilin family intramembrane aspartyl protease, with translation MKHSLYITLIIIALFVITQFVGLMTVNRHIKVETSETGETIIVHPETVLGQPLVVEESQKSYSFIYISMGVLLGTLLILLFIKFNVQTVWKYWFLLAVISTLAVSFGVYVNYTLAGIAAAVLGLWKVFKPNVWVHNLTEIFVYTGITIIFLPILNLTSVIVLLLIISLYDMFAVWKSKHMIKMAQFQTKANVFAGLFIPYAKPTGSVSTQTAPAKGKKMPKTIPMQQQTKNAVLGGGDIAFPLLFSSTVMEHLIRNIGMVKEVALGVTAIITATTTLALFLLLYLAKEDRFYPAMPFVTAGCLAGLGIIWLCVI, from the coding sequence ATGAAGCATTCTCTGTATATAACGCTGATTATTATTGCATTATTTGTCATCACCCAGTTTGTTGGCTTGATGACGGTCAACCGGCATATTAAGGTAGAAACGAGTGAAACCGGCGAGACGATTATTGTCCATCCGGAAACCGTGCTCGGCCAACCGTTGGTAGTGGAAGAGAGCCAGAAAAGCTATTCATTTATCTACATCAGTATGGGCGTGCTGCTCGGCACACTGCTGATACTTCTGTTCATCAAATTCAATGTGCAGACCGTCTGGAAGTACTGGTTTCTGCTCGCGGTCATCAGCACGCTTGCGGTTTCATTTGGCGTGTATGTGAATTACACTCTTGCAGGTATCGCAGCAGCGGTGCTCGGATTATGGAAAGTCTTCAAGCCCAATGTGTGGGTGCATAACCTCACGGAAATTTTTGTGTATACAGGCATTACGATTATTTTCCTGCCAATTCTCAATTTGACGTCGGTGATTGTGCTGCTGCTGATTATTTCATTGTATGATATGTTCGCGGTGTGGAAAAGCAAGCATATGATAAAAATGGCACAGTTCCAGACCAAGGCGAACGTGTTTGCGGGATTGTTTATTCCTTATGCAAAGCCAACCGGATCTGTCAGCACACAAACTGCGCCTGCTAAAGGAAAGAAGATGCCGAAAACGATACCGATGCAGCAGCAGACAAAAAATGCTGTGCTCGGCGGCGGGGATATTGCATTCCCGTTATTGTTCTCATCCACGGTGATGGAACATTTAATCAGGAACATCGGCATGGTTAAGGAAGTGGCGTTGGGGGTAACGGCTATCATCACGGCAACCACAACGCTCGCGCTGTTCTTGTTGCTCTACCTTGCAAAAGAAGACCGATTCTATCCGGCAATGCCGTTTGTAACGGCGGGATGCCTTGCCGGATTGGGAATTATTTGGCTTTGTGTTATTTGA
- a CDS encoding winged helix-turn-helix domain-containing protein has protein sequence MVTLKFDEWIKAMGDVNTLKILFYLLEFNPNVTVQDLQKNLSISIEAIKEKLKRLEELKIIVCSESKYSLSQDGRRIVSSIYHDMGEDLPPELTAITV, from the coding sequence ATGGTCACTCTCAAATTTGATGAATGGATTAAAGCAATGGGCGATGTAAACACACTCAAAATACTTTTTTACCTCCTTGAATTTAATCCAAACGTCACAGTACAAGATTTACAAAAAAATCTCTCAATCTCTATTGAAGCGATTAAGGAAAAACTTAAAAGATTAGAAGAATTGAAAATAATTGTATGTTCAGAATCGAAATATTCACTTTCTCAGGATGGCAGGCGTATTGTAAGCAGTATATATCACGATATGGGAGAGGATCTTCCTCCAGAACTAACAGCCATAACTGTATAA
- a CDS encoding AAA family ATPase: MVKNIIFPVNNKGGVGKTSVLADLCSALAQRYSVGIVDFDDQASLARTLQGTDNACRDIGEQDIVVADVELAPATTFGFSDALKRVQLDVAATHARMAVIPPGLTYEFPERKADLEAVVREEMHDAAFIAVDLPPIPHPGMIFDYTILPLMKGAGEEGVRLFPLIVATPDHNVIDIALRGFAKIAKYFESHGVRADNIHPLFVLNKVPIDEQKNEVGDEDGVPKQRITYAEFDRGFSAKLGEMGMLYVSPSWNRSQLNHVNRSFTYNGRRYRSVVFPLVDVIDGSFSLFHGKKLRLAEYPHLVDLVASHNFPIPNEDGAQERVYRYGLQQMVNFIAAYADVRPHKNYVRKKAVFDTTRVTNAVVDDLRTVLKQYYEHEGKEYFYPVTELVTAPNGGSSEEVWWNIPKSVSLRQLAKVLLKAQQECDPSRKGTVADIETMLDRKDSWGQTDEAWYVTDSQGEQIVGVSYYTYDPLKIQLAFRRKNMDPRDGEPVNPETYLPKVEMVLRNLARAMEPPLTI; encoded by the coding sequence ATGGTTAAAAATATCATCTTTCCCGTCAACAACAAAGGCGGTGTCGGCAAAACATCGGTTCTTGCCGATCTGTGCAGCGCTCTTGCACAACGGTATTCAGTGGGGATTGTTGATTTTGATGACCAAGCGTCACTTGCGCGAACACTGCAAGGAACGGACAACGCATGCAGGGATATTGGTGAACAGGATATTGTGGTCGCTGATGTTGAGCTTGCACCGGCAACGACATTTGGTTTTTCTGATGCGCTGAAACGAGTTCAGTTGGATGTCGCGGCAACGCACGCTCGCATGGCAGTGATTCCTCCGGGCTTGACGTATGAATTTCCTGAACGAAAAGCAGATTTGGAAGCAGTCGTGAGAGAAGAAATGCACGATGCTGCGTTTATTGCGGTTGATTTGCCGCCGATACCACACCCCGGCATGATTTTTGATTACACCATACTGCCGTTGATGAAAGGAGCAGGAGAAGAGGGAGTCCGATTATTTCCGCTGATTGTCGCAACACCTGACCATAATGTGATTGATATTGCGCTGCGCGGCTTTGCAAAAATTGCAAAGTATTTCGAGAGCCATGGGGTTCGAGCAGACAACATACACCCGCTGTTTGTGCTGAACAAAGTGCCTATTGATGAGCAAAAAAATGAGGTTGGAGACGAAGATGGTGTTCCGAAACAGAGGATAACATACGCCGAATTTGACCGGGGTTTTTCAGCAAAGTTGGGTGAAATGGGAATGCTGTATGTTTCTCCCTCATGGAATCGGAGCCAACTCAATCATGTCAACCGCTCCTTTACCTACAATGGCAGAAGGTACCGCTCAGTCGTGTTTCCCTTGGTTGACGTCATAGACGGCTCATTTTCATTGTTTCATGGGAAAAAACTGAGGCTTGCCGAATATCCACATCTGGTTGACCTCGTGGCAAGCCATAATTTCCCAATTCCAAATGAAGACGGTGCACAAGAACGAGTCTATCGCTACGGGCTGCAACAAATGGTTAATTTTATCGCTGCCTATGCAGACGTGCGGCCGCATAAAAATTATGTGAGGAAAAAAGCAGTGTTTGATACAACTAGAGTAACCAATGCTGTTGTTGATGATTTGCGTACGGTGTTGAAGCAGTATTATGAACATGAGGGGAAAGAGTATTTTTATCCGGTCACTGAATTAGTAACAGCCCCAAATGGGGGATCTTCAGAGGAAGTGTGGTGGAACATTCCAAAATCAGTTTCGCTCAGACAGCTTGCAAAAGTGCTTCTCAAAGCACAACAAGAATGTGACCCGTCAAGAAAAGGCACTGTTGCTGATATTGAAACGATGCTTGATAGAAAAGATAGTTGGGGCCAAACAGATGAAGCCTGGTACGTAACTGACTCACAGGGTGAACAGATTGTGGGAGTGTCATATTATACTTATGACCCTCTGAAGATACAACTTGCGTTTCGTCGTAAAAACATGGATCCGCGGGACGGAGAACCGGTGAATCCAGAAACATACCTGCCAAAAGTGGAAATGGTCTTGCGAAATCTGGCACGGGCGATGGAACCACCACTAACGATTTAA
- a CDS encoding cob(I)yrinic acid a,c-diamide adenosyltransferase yields MVTKIETPIVVEGDQRKENLGMVHVITGDGKGKTTSSLGLALRAIGSGYTVCMIQFLKSGGTGELYATKHLPHFTIEQFGADAWKEKQKAQANLLEKDSTGHFVFQPDALEREAAQQGFLHAKKIVEGGACDVLILDEINCVLDKGLISMAEIVELIKNKGKTELLLTGRDAPKELYEHADYVSVVERVKHPWQRGIRARRGIEY; encoded by the coding sequence ATGGTTACCAAAATAGAAACACCCATTGTCGTCGAGGGAGACCAACGCAAGGAAAACCTCGGCATGGTCCACGTCATCACCGGCGACGGCAAAGGGAAAACAACGTCCTCCCTTGGCCTCGCGCTGCGTGCCATCGGCTCGGGCTACACCGTTTGCATGATCCAATTTCTAAAAAGCGGCGGCACCGGTGAGCTGTACGCGACAAAACACCTGCCTCATTTTACCATCGAACAATTCGGCGCTGACGCGTGGAAAGAAAAACAAAAAGCGCAAGCCAACCTGCTTGAAAAAGACAGCACCGGCCACTTTGTATTCCAACCCGATGCGCTTGAGCGCGAAGCAGCGCAGCAGGGCTTTCTCCACGCAAAAAAAATAGTGGAAGGTGGCGCATGTGACGTGTTGATTCTCGACGAGATAAACTGCGTGCTGGACAAAGGACTCATTTCAATGGCTGAGATTGTCGAACTCATCAAGAACAAAGGCAAGACCGAACTTCTTTTAACGGGCCGCGACGCGCCGAAAGAACTCTACGAACACGCTGATTATGTCTCTGTTGTTGAGCGGGTGAAACATCCGTGGCAGCGTGGGATACGAGCGAGAAGGGGGATTGAGTATTAA
- a CDS encoding adenosylcobalamin-dependent ribonucleoside-diphosphate reductase, which translates to MALTKVRKRDGRVVDFSPEKIAEAIFNAAESVGGKDHTLAEQLAQHAVQHLTQKHKENSIPTVEEVQDAVEIALIETGHATTVKAFILYRQKRREEREAKSNILSGKLDQTKIDLNGLKLLEKRYLAKDAAGSVTETPAEMFQRVAKAVAAADKKYGKTSDDVKKCAESFYEAMKNLEFLPSTPLLMNAGTKLQQLYSCFVIGIDDSIESIFEAVKEAAIIHHAGGGTGFSFSRLRPQGDSISSSTGASTGPLSFMTIFDAATEHVKRGGKRRGANMGILRVDHPDILEFINFKADGVTMTNFNLSVGLTNKFMRAVKSDWDIELINPRTNEPVKKVSSKSLFDSILAMAWKRGDPGIVFIDLLNEKNPTPSAGAIESTSPCADQPLLPFEGAVLGSINLTTIIREPVDDESDKEKEKEKEKDKDKDKEADRIDWLKLRALAHLAVHFLDNAIDVNQFTSARIKEATLKTRKIGIGVMGFADLLFHLDIPYNSDEGVALGEKVMKFIRDEARAASAQLAAERGVFPLWPESIYAEQKMKLRNASLTCVSPTGSISLIAGVSPSLEPHFALCYQTLVLETELVKVNKVLEAKLRTDQLYTPLLISEIAKKGIQTVDLPRKYKKVFITAPEVPPEYHLKMQAAFQKHCDGGVSKTINFPRDCSIEDVRTAYMLAWELNCNGITIYRDTSLSHQVMEKLS; encoded by the coding sequence ATGGCACTCACGAAAGTCCGCAAGCGCGATGGCCGCGTGGTTGATTTCAGCCCGGAAAAAATAGCAGAAGCCATCTTTAACGCCGCTGAATCAGTCGGCGGCAAAGACCATACGCTGGCAGAACAGCTTGCACAGCATGCAGTGCAGCACCTTACGCAGAAACACAAAGAAAATTCCATTCCCACAGTTGAAGAAGTCCAGGATGCTGTTGAAATCGCGCTCATCGAGACCGGGCACGCCACGACGGTAAAAGCGTTCATTCTCTATCGGCAAAAGCGGCGCGAAGAGCGTGAGGCAAAATCAAACATTCTCAGTGGCAAGCTCGACCAGACCAAGATTGACCTTAATGGATTAAAGCTGCTCGAAAAGCGCTATCTTGCAAAGGACGCAGCGGGCAGTGTCACTGAAACCCCTGCTGAAATGTTTCAGCGCGTGGCAAAAGCAGTTGCCGCAGCCGACAAGAAGTACGGCAAGACGAGCGACGACGTAAAAAAATGCGCTGAATCATTTTATGAAGCGATGAAAAATCTTGAATTTCTGCCGAGCACCCCGCTGCTGATGAACGCCGGCACTAAGCTTCAGCAGTTGTACTCTTGTTTTGTTATCGGCATCGACGATTCAATTGAAAGCATTTTTGAAGCGGTGAAGGAAGCGGCTATCATCCACCACGCGGGCGGCGGCACGGGCTTTTCCTTTTCTCGGCTGCGGCCGCAAGGCGATTCGATATCGTCGTCAACCGGCGCCAGTACTGGCCCGCTTTCGTTCATGACCATTTTTGACGCTGCCACCGAGCACGTCAAGCGCGGAGGCAAGCGTCGCGGCGCCAACATGGGTATTCTTCGGGTGGACCATCCCGATATTCTTGAATTCATCAACTTCAAGGCAGACGGCGTCACCATGACTAACTTCAATCTTTCCGTCGGGCTCACCAACAAGTTCATGCGCGCGGTGAAAAGCGATTGGGACATCGAGCTTATCAATCCGCGGACTAACGAGCCCGTGAAAAAAGTGTCATCAAAATCATTGTTCGACAGCATCCTCGCCATGGCATGGAAGCGCGGCGATCCCGGCATCGTTTTCATTGATCTGCTCAACGAAAAAAATCCAACACCATCAGCCGGCGCTATCGAAAGCACCAGCCCTTGCGCTGACCAGCCGCTGCTGCCCTTCGAGGGTGCAGTGCTCGGCTCCATCAATCTGACGACGATTATCCGCGAGCCAGTGGATGACGAGAGTGATAAAGAAAAAGAGAAGGAAAAAGAAAAGGATAAAGACAAGGACAAAGAAGCCGACCGCATCGACTGGCTGAAGCTCCGTGCGCTCGCCCATCTCGCGGTGCATTTCTTGGATAACGCAATTGACGTCAACCAATTCACCTCTGCAAGAATCAAGGAAGCGACGCTGAAGACGCGCAAAATTGGCATCGGCGTGATGGGCTTTGCCGACCTTTTATTCCATCTTGACATTCCTTACAACAGCGACGAGGGAGTTGCACTCGGCGAAAAGGTCATGAAATTCATCCGCGACGAGGCGCGCGCGGCATCTGCTCAGCTTGCTGCAGAGCGCGGCGTATTTCCCCTCTGGCCGGAAAGCATTTACGCAGAGCAAAAGATGAAACTGCGCAACGCTTCTCTTACCTGTGTCAGCCCGACAGGTTCTATCAGCCTTATTGCCGGCGTGAGCCCATCGCTTGAGCCGCATTTTGCGCTGTGCTACCAAACCTTGGTGCTGGAAACCGAACTCGTCAAGGTGAATAAGGTGCTTGAAGCAAAACTGCGCACCGATCAGCTCTACACTCCCCTGCTCATCTCCGAAATTGCAAAGAAAGGAATACAAACTGTTGACCTGCCGCGGAAATACAAAAAAGTCTTTATCACCGCGCCTGAAGTGCCGCCTGAGTACCACCTCAAAATGCAGGCGGCGTTTCAGAAACACTGTGACGGTGGCGTATCAAAAACAATTAATTTTCCCCGCGACTGTTCCATCGAGGATGTGCGCACGGCCTACATGCTTGCGTGGGAGCTCAACTGCAACGGCATCACGATTTACCGCGATACAAGCTTGAGCCATCAGGTGATGGAGAAACTGTCGTAA
- a CDS encoding AAA family ATPase has product MRKIIAVVGMCGSGKSLVCDAIEKKGFTKIHFGGITMDEVKKRGLAVSEENEKKVREELRKKYGMAAYAKLNLPKIKLLLERGNVLIDGLYSWSEYKLLKQEFGDKLMVVAVHASPKIRAARLATRAVRPLTSNEVAARDAAEIETLEKGGPIAMADIVISNEGTTPMLQKQIKQLIRILNL; this is encoded by the coding sequence ATGAGAAAAATAATCGCCGTCGTCGGCATGTGCGGCTCGGGAAAATCACTGGTCTGCGACGCCATCGAAAAAAAAGGATTCACGAAAATCCATTTCGGCGGCATTACCATGGATGAGGTGAAGAAGCGCGGGCTTGCGGTTTCTGAAGAGAATGAAAAAAAAGTGCGCGAAGAGCTGCGAAAAAAATACGGCATGGCGGCGTATGCCAAACTGAATCTTCCAAAAATAAAACTTCTTCTCGAGCGCGGCAATGTGCTCATTGACGGGCTGTACAGCTGGAGCGAATACAAACTGCTGAAACAGGAATTCGGCGACAAACTTATGGTTGTTGCCGTGCACGCGTCGCCAAAAATTCGAGCAGCACGGCTTGCAACACGCGCCGTCCGGCCATTGACATCCAACGAAGTTGCTGCGCGCGACGCCGCAGAAATTGAAACGCTTGAAAAAGGCGGGCCGATTGCGATGGCGGATATTGTTATCAGCAATGAAGGCACCACACCTATGCTCCAGAAACAAATCAAACAGCTCATTCGCATCCTCAATCTTTAA
- the nrdR gene encoding transcriptional regulator NrdR, whose protein sequence is MKCPFCPSPETKVVDKREIENEAVTRRRRECLKCEKRFTTYEHIEVVNLNVVKKDGRREKFDRNKLKSGILKACEKRPVSGEKVDQVVSDVEYELMGKEREEITTKALGELVMRRLRKLDKVAYIRFASVYRDFADITMFKSELDKLTPTKKEDQKEERKEEKEKEDKGVA, encoded by the coding sequence ATGAAATGCCCGTTCTGCCCTTCTCCTGAAACCAAAGTGGTTGACAAGCGCGAAATCGAGAATGAAGCAGTTACGCGAAGAAGACGAGAATGCCTCAAGTGCGAAAAAAGGTTTACCACGTACGAACACATTGAAGTCGTCAATCTCAACGTCGTAAAAAAAGACGGCAGGCGGGAAAAGTTTGATCGTAACAAGCTCAAATCCGGCATTCTGAAAGCGTGCGAGAAGCGCCCGGTGTCCGGCGAAAAAGTTGACCAAGTTGTTTCTGATGTTGAATACGAGCTCATGGGAAAAGAGCGTGAGGAAATAACCACCAAGGCGCTCGGCGAGCTCGTGATGCGCCGGCTGAGAAAACTTGACAAAGTTGCCTACATCCGGTTTGCGTCGGTGTACCGCGACTTTGCCGACATTACCATGTTCAAAAGTGAGCTGGACAAGCTTACACCTACTAAAAAAGAAGACCAAAAAGAAGAACGAAAAGAAGAAAAGGAAAAAGAGGACAAGGGAGTAGCATGA